A stretch of DNA from Magnetococcales bacterium:
ACGTTTCCTTAATTGGATATTTCTTTGGACGGATCCAGCACTTCGAGCTGGAAATAGCGCAGGTATCCTCTGTCGCGACTGAGAAGTCCGTATCCTCTGACTGCCGCATGGGCTCCTATGAGGAAATCCGGTAATATTCTCTGTCGGTTGCCTCCCTGTTCGCGGTAACGTCGAAAGACCCGCCCGGCCAAAAAGGCGGCATCGACGGGGATGGACTCATAGCGAAACAGATAGGGTGAGAGCAGGGCGTCCAGATGGGACTTGTCCTCGAAGCAGCCGGCCAGTTCGGCGTAGACGATGGGATTGATGATCAAGTTGGCACCCAGGCCGACTCTCTCCAGCGCGGCCATCGACAGAACTCCGAAATGAGGATCAGCCAGGACACAATCCATCAGGATGTTGGTATCTACCAACCAGTTTTGCATCCTTTCAATCTCTTAAAAGGGCCATGAGTTCATCGGTGGTCCGATCACTTTTTACCTGACCGTATAAGTTGTTGATCAACCTTTTCCTCTCTGCTTGGCTTTTCACCAGCTTGATTTCACCATCTTGCTCAACGAACTCGACTTCCGTGTTCGGGAGTAAACCGAAACGTTCCCGAATGGCTTGAGGAATGGTGACTTGACCGCGTTCGCTGATGCGCATGGGACTCCTCCCGGCAGAATATGAATATGGATTCATATTCTGCCTTGGGTCGTTGTTTGTCAAGCGGCATCTACCACCAGATCGGCTTGCAACGGGGCCAGCAGGGTTCTCAGCTTCTCCATGGCGCGTTTTTCCAGTTGGCGCACCCGCTCGCGGGAGATGCCCATCAGGGCTCCCAGTTCGTCGAGGGTTTTGGGTTCGTCGGTCATGAAGCGTTCCCGCACGATGCGTTGCTCCCGCGCAT
This window harbors:
- a CDS encoding type II toxin-antitoxin system VapC family toxin gives rise to the protein MVDTNILMDCVLADPHFGVLSMAALERVGLGANLIINPIVYAELAGCFEDKSHLDALLSPYLFRYESIPVDAAFLAGRVFRRYREQGGNRQRILPDFLIGAHAAVRGYGLLSRDRGYLRYFQLEVLDPSKEISN
- a CDS encoding AbrB/MazE/SpoVT family DNA-binding domain-containing protein, translating into MRISERGQVTIPQAIRERFGLLPNTEVEFVEQDGEIKLVKSQAERKRLINNLYGQVKSDRTTDELMALLRD